A genomic stretch from Neodiprion fabricii isolate iyNeoFabr1 chromosome 3, iyNeoFabr1.1, whole genome shotgun sequence includes:
- the LOC124177189 gene encoding juvenile hormone acid O-methyltransferase-like: MYKPALYTAANGLQRSDAHDITEEYAKEIGHMSGRCLDIGSGPGDVVNDFILPKLHPKATVLCSDISESMLNFGKSKYRDNKRLSFIKLDIESSDLPKDLIEHFDHVVSYNCLHWCQNMRKAFENIFTLLRPGGSTLLVFLANNPGFKAYETLAAMPRYQPYMKDVDRYIPLFQHTEQRRETLKSLVQDEGFEVLHCSRRERSYIFDTPDTLTKFMLAVNPFIERMPVDLRSEYVKDLVAEAVKETIIFNKSNSNENKYSMLSRYYIFVLYLRKPIAK, from the exons ATGTATAAACCAGCCCTCTACACGGCGGCCAACGGTCTTCAACGATCGGATGCTCATGACATCACGGAGGAGTACGCCAAAGAAATCGGCCATATGTCGGGACGATGCCTCGACATTGGATCCGGTCCTGGGGACGTGGTGAACGATTTTATTTTGCCGAAGCTACACCCAAAGGCCACCGTATTAT GTTCGGATATATCCGAGTCCATGCTCAATTTCGGGAAGTCGAAATACAGGGACAACAAACGACTGTCCTTTATCAAACTGGACATTGAGTCTTCCGATCTGCCTAAGGATTTAATTGAGCATTTCGATCACGTCGTATCATACAACTGTTTACATTGGTGCCAGAACATGCG CAAGGCGTTTGAAAACATCTTTACTCTGCTTCGACCAGGAGGAAGCACCCTATTGGTATTCCTGGCTAACAACCCTGGCTTCAAAGCGTATGAGACGTTGGCTGCTATGCCTCGCTATCAACCCTACATGAAG GACGTGGATCGCTACATTCCGCTATTTCAGCACACCGAACAACGCCGTGAGACTTTGAAGAGTTTGGTCCAAGACGAAGGGTTCGAGGTTCTTCACTGCAGCCGCAGAGAAAGAAGTTACATCTTTGACACACCGGATACCTTGACCA AATTCATGCTGGCGGTGAATCCTTTTATAGAACGCATGCCGGTCGACCTCAGGTCAGAATATGTTAAAGATCTGGTGGCAGAAGCGGTGAAAgaaacgattattttcaacaaaagtaacagcaacgaaaataaatatagtaTGTTGTCTAGATATTACATATTTGTACTTTACTTAAGGAAACCAATTGCCAAGTGA